From a region of the Tateyamaria omphalii genome:
- a CDS encoding HAD family hydrolase: MTIQAVIFDIGNVLIEWQPERFYDSVIGEDRRRALFSEVDLNGMNLEVDRGAPFAQSVHDLAAKHPKWDAEIKMWHDRWIEMASPQIDHSVRLMAALQAKGTPVFSLTNFGVDTYDRAAQDYPFMRQFNRDFISGHMRVIKPDPTIYQRLEEESGLRGENLIFTDDRSENIAAAQMRGWRTHLFKGPDGWAKRLVTEGVLTESEAA; this comes from the coding sequence ATGACCATCCAAGCCGTCATATTTGATATCGGAAACGTCCTGATCGAGTGGCAACCCGAACGGTTCTACGACAGTGTGATCGGAGAGGACCGGCGCCGCGCCTTGTTTTCAGAGGTCGATCTGAATGGCATGAACCTTGAGGTGGACCGTGGTGCGCCCTTTGCGCAGTCGGTGCACGATCTGGCCGCCAAGCACCCGAAATGGGATGCCGAAATCAAGATGTGGCATGACCGCTGGATCGAGATGGCCTCGCCCCAGATCGACCATTCCGTCCGCCTCATGGCCGCCCTGCAGGCCAAGGGGACCCCCGTGTTCAGCCTGACGAATTTCGGCGTCGATACCTACGACCGCGCAGCGCAAGACTACCCGTTCATGCGTCAGTTTAATCGCGATTTCATCTCCGGCCATATGAGGGTGATCAAGCCCGACCCGACCATCTACCAAAGGCTAGAAGAGGAAAGCGGGCTGCGCGGCGAAAACCTGATCTTCACCGATGACCGCAGTGAAAACATCGCCGCCGCACAGATGCGCGGCTGGCGCACGCATTTGTTCAAGGGCCCGGACGGCTGGGCCAAGCGCCTTGTGACCGAAGGGGTGCTGACCGAAAGCGAAGCGGCGTGA
- a CDS encoding YaiI/YqxD family protein, translating into MTTLYIDADACPVKAEAERVATRHKVPMKVVSNGGLRPSQNPLVETVIVPEGPDIADMWIADRAGPGDVVITGDIPLAAKCVEAGARVLKHNGEALTQANIGNVLATRDLMSDLRAADPFRQGGGKGFTKADRSRFLDALERELRAAKR; encoded by the coding sequence ATGACGACGCTCTATATCGACGCGGACGCCTGCCCGGTCAAAGCCGAGGCCGAGCGGGTCGCCACCCGCCACAAGGTCCCGATGAAAGTCGTGTCGAACGGCGGTCTGCGCCCATCCCAGAACCCTTTGGTCGAAACAGTCATCGTGCCCGAGGGACCCGACATCGCTGACATGTGGATCGCCGACCGCGCAGGCCCAGGCGATGTGGTCATCACCGGCGACATCCCGCTCGCTGCTAAATGCGTCGAGGCCGGTGCGCGGGTGCTGAAACACAACGGCGAAGCACTGACGCAAGCCAATATCGGCAACGTGCTCGCCACGCGCGATCTCATGTCCGACCTGCGCGCCGCCGATCCGTTTCGGCAAGGCGGGGGCAAAGGCTTTACCAAGGCGGACAGATCGCGTTTTCTGGACGCATTGGAACGAGAATTGAGAGCAGCAAAAAGATGA
- the fghA gene encoding S-formylglutathione hydrolase, whose protein sequence is METVSENACFGGTQGVYTHASTACSCNMTFGLFLPAEAKDGPVPLLWYLSGLTCTHENAMTKAGAQTWAAEHGIALCFPDTSPRGDAVADDDGYDLGQGAGFYVNATEEPWASHYRMWDYVMDELPVLLERNFSLDMDRQSITGHSMGGHGALTMAMSPRGQFRSVSAFSPITNPTASDWGRKQLSAYLGNNEDIWSPHDATLCMRDRGFDGPMLIDTGTNDQFIDLLKPEALAEAAAARRQQIQFRMQPGYDHSYFFVSTFMEDHLAFHAEHLWA, encoded by the coding sequence ATGGAAACCGTCTCGGAAAACGCCTGCTTTGGTGGCACCCAAGGGGTCTACACCCACGCGTCAACCGCCTGTTCCTGCAACATGACCTTTGGCCTGTTCCTGCCGGCCGAGGCCAAGGACGGTCCGGTTCCCCTGCTGTGGTATCTGTCCGGCCTGACCTGCACCCATGAAAACGCGATGACCAAGGCTGGCGCGCAAACCTGGGCGGCGGAGCACGGCATCGCCCTGTGCTTTCCAGACACCTCCCCGCGCGGCGATGCGGTGGCAGATGACGATGGCTATGATCTTGGGCAAGGCGCCGGGTTTTATGTAAACGCCACCGAAGAACCTTGGGCCTCCCATTACCGGATGTGGGACTACGTGATGGATGAACTGCCAGTCCTGCTGGAGCGAAACTTCAGCCTCGACATGGACCGCCAGTCGATCACGGGCCATTCCATGGGCGGGCACGGGGCGCTGACCATGGCGATGTCCCCGCGGGGACAGTTCCGGTCTGTATCCGCCTTCTCGCCTATCACCAACCCCACGGCAAGCGACTGGGGGCGCAAACAGCTTTCTGCATATTTGGGGAACAATGAAGACATCTGGTCGCCCCACGACGCCACCCTGTGTATGCGCGACCGCGGCTTTGACGGGCCGATGCTGATCGACACCGGCACGAATGACCAGTTCATCGACCTTCTGAAACCCGAAGCACTGGCCGAAGCCGCCGCCGCGCGCCGTCAACAGATCCAGTTCCGGATGCAGCCCGGTTACGACCACTCTTACTTCTTCGTCTCGACCTTCATGGAAGATCACTTGGCCTTCCACGCCGAACATCTTTGGGCATGA
- a CDS encoding AEC family transporter, which yields MLPILLKTLPFFALIGLGYWAGRTRFFTQEATAYLTKFVFYFALSAMIFRFAANLELAQVWDGRLVAAYLWGTAFVYGIATLVGFLRGLDVQTNAVEAQCAVIGNAGFLGLPMLALLFGPEAIGPVMLVLATDLIVFSSLIVILITVGRDGHMSPAIIKTIGIGLIKNPMIVAMALGLMWSGLRIPIPDPMNDFLTILGGAATPGALFAIGASLASKSAERIEIAGWLSFCKLVLHPAFVAFSALYLFSVEPFGAAMIIACAAMPVAGNIYMLAQHYGVAPQRVSAAILVSTTLSVATLTAVIAWVS from the coding sequence ATGCTGCCCATCCTGCTGAAGACCCTGCCCTTTTTCGCCCTGATCGGCCTTGGCTATTGGGCCGGGCGCACCCGCTTCTTCACCCAGGAGGCGACGGCCTATCTGACCAAATTCGTGTTCTACTTCGCCCTGTCCGCAATGATCTTTCGCTTTGCAGCAAACCTGGAACTGGCACAGGTCTGGGATGGGCGCCTGGTCGCCGCCTACCTCTGGGGCACGGCATTCGTCTACGGAATTGCAACCTTGGTCGGCTTCCTGCGCGGGCTGGATGTGCAGACCAATGCGGTCGAGGCGCAATGCGCTGTCATCGGCAACGCGGGCTTTCTGGGGCTGCCCATGCTGGCCCTGCTCTTCGGTCCAGAGGCCATCGGCCCTGTGATGCTGGTCCTGGCCACGGACCTCATCGTCTTTTCCAGCCTGATCGTGATCCTGATCACTGTGGGTCGCGACGGACACATGTCGCCGGCAATCATCAAGACTATCGGCATCGGGCTAATCAAGAACCCGATGATTGTCGCGATGGCCCTGGGTCTCATGTGGTCGGGGCTTAGAATACCCATTCCCGACCCGATGAACGACTTCCTGACGATCCTCGGCGGCGCAGCCACGCCGGGCGCGCTCTTCGCCATCGGCGCCTCGCTCGCCTCGAAATCAGCCGAGCGGATTGAGATTGCTGGCTGGCTCAGCTTCTGCAAGCTGGTGCTGCACCCGGCCTTTGTCGCGTTCTCGGCGCTCTACCTCTTCAGCGTCGAACCCTTTGGCGCGGCCATGATCATCGCCTGCGCCGCGATGCCGGTCGCGGGCAACATCTATATGCTGGCCCAACATTACGGCGTGGCTCCGCAACGGGTCTCGGCCGCCATCCTCGTCTCGACAACCCTCAGCGTGGCCACCCTCACAGCGGTTATTGCCTGGGTAAGCTGA
- a CDS encoding TetR/AcrR family transcriptional regulator, which produces MNDATPIVRRGRKFDQVLDGARDVFMADGFEGASVDDIARAAGVSKATLYSYFPDKRLLFMEVANSECARQSQDAIDNIDMNAAPQEVLCQAGKHFLRFITSKFGQQVFRICVAESDRFPEIGRAFYKSGPERMRAEMGEYFEAAVSRGDLKIDDYTLAADQFGELCKADIWPRLMFGVIDSVTDEDIDRVVDSAVKTFLARYGA; this is translated from the coding sequence ATGAACGACGCAACGCCTATTGTCCGCAGGGGCCGGAAGTTTGACCAGGTTCTGGACGGTGCGCGTGATGTGTTCATGGCCGACGGATTCGAGGGGGCGAGCGTCGATGACATCGCCCGTGCTGCGGGTGTGAGCAAGGCCACGCTCTACAGTTACTTCCCCGACAAGCGCTTGCTGTTCATGGAAGTGGCGAATTCGGAATGCGCGCGTCAAAGCCAGGACGCAATCGACAATATCGACATGAACGCTGCCCCGCAGGAGGTTTTGTGTCAGGCGGGCAAGCACTTCCTGAGGTTCATTACCTCGAAATTCGGGCAACAGGTGTTTCGTATCTGCGTGGCGGAATCGGATCGCTTTCCGGAAATCGGGCGCGCCTTTTACAAATCCGGGCCGGAACGGATGCGCGCAGAGATGGGCGAGTATTTCGAGGCCGCCGTGTCGCGTGGTGACCTGAAGATTGACGATTACACGCTGGCCGCGGATCAGTTTGGCGAGCTGTGCAAGGCTGACATCTGGCCGCGCCTGATGTTTGGTGTCATCGACAGCGTCACAGACGAGGACATCGACCGGGTGGTCGACAGCGCGGTCAAGACATTCCTGGCCCGCTACGGCGCGTGA